A stretch of Paenibacillus peoriae DNA encodes these proteins:
- a CDS encoding LysR family transcriptional regulator, with protein MFEDLNAFAVIVEQSSLNKASKLLNLSQPALSRKIAKLEEELGVNLFDRRGKRLEITSTGRFVYTFALEQRQRQLRFLQKLSQHKNEAQSMLTLGASLTTLQTTLPTLVEAFMSKHPQTELKLLTGKTHEIVAFVRDKKADAGIVGSAIHEVGLRCIPLFDDHLELVVPIGHELTVKTGTASMKDLQGLPMIIFSKGTWYRSLTDDLFQRSGIMPDIRMEIDSFEAIVRLLPTCKASALLPKSYLRSELLRDNGLTALYLPDLKETRRTTSLIYSETTDLGPTARRWISETRASFAGYRMV; from the coding sequence TTGTTTGAGGATTTGAACGCTTTTGCCGTCATTGTCGAGCAGTCCAGCCTTAATAAAGCCTCCAAACTGCTGAATCTGTCCCAACCCGCCCTGTCCCGCAAAATTGCCAAGCTGGAGGAAGAGCTGGGTGTGAATCTCTTTGATCGTCGGGGCAAACGGCTCGAAATTACGTCCACTGGCCGATTTGTTTATACATTCGCACTAGAGCAACGGCAACGGCAGCTTCGCTTCTTACAAAAGCTCTCCCAGCACAAAAATGAAGCCCAGAGTATGCTTACACTCGGCGCAAGTCTCACGACACTCCAGACAACGCTGCCTACCCTTGTCGAAGCTTTTATGAGCAAGCATCCTCAAACCGAGCTGAAGCTGCTCACCGGTAAAACCCATGAAATCGTCGCCTTTGTACGTGATAAAAAAGCAGACGCCGGTATTGTCGGGTCTGCCATTCATGAAGTCGGACTGCGTTGCATTCCGCTATTTGACGATCATTTGGAGCTCGTTGTTCCCATTGGACATGAATTAACCGTTAAGACAGGAACGGCCTCGATGAAAGATCTGCAAGGATTGCCGATGATTATTTTCTCCAAAGGAACCTGGTACCGCAGTCTGACGGATGACTTGTTCCAGCGCAGCGGCATCATGCCGGATATCCGCATGGAAATCGACTCCTTCGAGGCGATTGTACGCCTGCTTCCAACCTGTAAGGCTTCCGCCTTGCTACCCAAATCCTATTTGCGTAGCGAACTGCTGCGGGATAATGGACTCACTGCATTGTACTTGCCCGATTTGAAGGAGACACGCCGAACGACCTCCCTCATTTACTCGGAGACGACCGATCTCGGTCCGACAGCACGACGCTGGATTAGCGAGACACGTGCGTCGTTTGCAGGCTATCGTATGGTGTAG
- a CDS encoding potassium channel family protein — protein sequence MKTQQFVVIGLGRFGSSLALQLVDMGCEVLGIDRNEDVVDSMSEMLTHTVVADATDEDSLRSLGIRNFDCGIVAIGDDIQVSILTAILLKELGVKKVVAKAISVLHGRALEKLGVDRIIYPERDMGIRVAHQLVTPNLLDYLELSKEYSIVELNVPACLNGKTLAELNARTRFGCSVVALHTANGILIAPTAMDRLKADDIMVIIGSNDNIGRFEDEVVNVNEEG from the coding sequence ATGAAAACGCAGCAGTTTGTAGTTATTGGCTTGGGGCGGTTTGGCTCAAGCCTAGCTTTGCAATTGGTGGATATGGGGTGTGAGGTGCTAGGCATTGACCGGAATGAGGATGTTGTGGACAGTATGAGTGAGATGTTGACACATACTGTCGTGGCGGACGCTACCGATGAAGACTCATTGCGATCACTGGGCATCCGTAATTTCGATTGCGGCATTGTTGCTATTGGTGATGACATCCAGGTAAGCATCCTGACCGCCATTTTGCTGAAGGAGCTGGGTGTGAAAAAGGTCGTAGCCAAAGCCATATCTGTGCTGCACGGGCGTGCGTTAGAAAAGCTCGGTGTGGATCGGATTATTTATCCAGAACGGGACATGGGTATCCGTGTGGCTCACCAGCTAGTCACGCCTAATTTGCTCGATTATTTGGAGTTGTCTAAGGAATACAGTATTGTGGAACTCAATGTACCTGCATGTCTGAACGGCAAAACGCTTGCAGAACTAAATGCTCGCACCCGCTTTGGCTGTAGTGTCGTGGCGCTTCATACGGCGAACGGTATCTTGATCGCACCGACGGCTATGGATCGGCTAAAAGCAGACGATATTATGGTCATCATCGGCTCAAATGACAATATCGGCCGCTTTGAGGATGAGGTTGTTAATGTCAATGAAGAGGGCTAA
- a CDS encoding TrkH family potassium uptake protein: MNPNASWLRLSPPQIFVAGFAIIILIGSLLLMLPISNTTGKPLAFIDALFTAASATCVTGLVVKDTGTFFTTFGQVVIVALIQIGGLGFMTMATLIALVFKRRISLRERLILQEAMNQTSVEGIVGLIRKVLLYSLVIEGVCATIFSVRWSFDMPVGRAIYFGIWHAISMFNNAGFDLFGEFRSLTGYVYDPIVNFTAMFLIISGGIGFVVMSDLAEYRKRKRLSLHTKVVLSMTGAMIVVGTLVIFVFEFTNPKTLGSLDWGGKLLGSLFQSVTPRTAGANTLDIAGLRQATQFFIIILMFIGASPGSTGGGIKTTTFALLIGAVISMLRGREDIVLFKYRLAQGRIYKALTITLLGLLFVIGVTMILSATEDHHFLMILFETVSAFGTVGLSMGLTPDLTVIGKLVITLTMFAGRLGPLTLAYALGPKKGKELYRHPEGKMIIG, from the coding sequence ATGAATCCCAATGCAAGCTGGCTCCGGCTTTCTCCACCGCAGATATTCGTTGCGGGCTTTGCCATTATCATTCTAATAGGTAGTTTATTGTTAATGCTGCCGATCTCCAATACAACAGGAAAGCCACTTGCGTTTATAGACGCTTTGTTTACTGCCGCTTCCGCGACCTGTGTTACAGGGCTTGTCGTAAAGGATACGGGGACCTTTTTTACAACCTTTGGTCAAGTTGTTATCGTGGCGCTCATTCAGATCGGCGGCCTAGGCTTTATGACCATGGCTACCTTGATTGCACTGGTGTTCAAGCGTCGGATTTCCCTGCGGGAGCGTCTCATTTTGCAGGAAGCGATGAATCAGACTTCTGTAGAGGGAATTGTCGGGTTAATCCGTAAGGTATTACTGTACTCACTGGTTATTGAAGGCGTATGCGCTACGATATTCTCGGTTCGCTGGTCCTTTGATATGCCCGTAGGCAGGGCGATTTATTTTGGAATCTGGCATGCCATCTCCATGTTTAACAATGCTGGTTTTGATTTATTCGGTGAATTTCGCAGCTTGACAGGTTATGTATATGATCCGATTGTTAATTTTACAGCCATGTTTTTGATTATTTCAGGCGGCATTGGTTTTGTAGTGATGTCAGACCTGGCAGAATATCGCAAGCGCAAGAGACTGTCCTTGCATACCAAGGTGGTACTCAGCATGACGGGCGCTATGATTGTAGTCGGCACGCTCGTGATTTTTGTATTTGAGTTTACGAATCCGAAGACTCTCGGCTCGCTTGATTGGGGTGGTAAGCTATTGGGATCTTTATTCCAGTCCGTTACTCCCCGTACCGCAGGTGCCAATACCTTGGACATTGCAGGCTTGCGGCAGGCTACGCAGTTTTTTATCATCATACTCATGTTTATCGGGGCTTCTCCTGGCTCTACTGGAGGCGGGATTAAGACCACAACATTCGCCCTGCTCATTGGAGCGGTGATTTCGATGCTGCGGGGGCGGGAAGATATTGTACTGTTCAAGTACCGACTTGCGCAGGGACGAATTTACAAGGCTTTGACCATTACACTGCTGGGGTTGCTGTTCGTGATCGGGGTGACGATGATTTTGTCGGCAACCGAAGATCATCATTTTCTGATGATCTTGTTCGAGACGGTATCTGCGTTTGGTACGGTGGGGCTGTCGATGGGGCTTACACCTGATTTGACAGTCATAGGCAAGCTGGTGATTACCCTGACGATGTTTGCAGGTAGACTGGGGCCACTCACGCTAGCTTATGCACTGGGGCCGAAAAAGGGTAAAGAATTATATCGTCATCCGGAAGGTAAAATGATTATAGGATAA
- a CDS encoding CPBP family intramembrane glutamic endopeptidase, giving the protein MNPIGKPVVLTANFKKLGLLGGIGLICFFIFQLLIPSLSNPSPESVMNAKVISKQEAVIHALDFARSELGYTESQPEEPVVTYQAETDLYGYLSREKLLQQYDRTWKKNYPYETFRVDLPESSAKSKLQIHVDLSTGKVVSFKRITSSTNYTQADISTDEQARNRLVRVAEDGMTLEAKEQAAAVWVKRFGFKPSDLKLATTEKEGGLKYTVDDKKIGASVLTLAFTFEDGDVRSFTQSFSAPSSYTDYIEKQTFWANWMTYAGYALFSFVLGVLAIVYASLTRRHTSFVRGIVLSVIYFIASIAGTMNMLPLLQAEAGGKGMLIFLMVFQIGVTFFMAVALYFSLVGGDGLMRQVGLNAWPRAKEPGYGLYVLRSMYVGYLWAFILLGVQSILFFILERTFNTFSTTDATQSPYNMAYPWLLPIMAWMAGIGEETVYRLFGIPMVKKIVKNTFVACLITTLIWALGHTLYPIYPVISRPIELTFLGLLFSFVFLRYGFIAAMFSHVIFDSILMGLSVMSLGDTVNVSAGLFWILLPAIVGYIIYWFSPKKPNRMMFETVKKEEPYSTTPPPEGQL; this is encoded by the coding sequence ATGAATCCTATCGGGAAACCGGTCGTGCTCACGGCCAACTTCAAAAAATTAGGCTTGCTGGGCGGGATTGGCCTGATTTGCTTTTTTATCTTTCAATTGCTTATTCCCTCGCTTAGCAATCCAAGTCCAGAATCAGTAATGAACGCAAAGGTCATCAGCAAACAAGAAGCGGTTATACACGCATTGGACTTCGCCCGCTCTGAGCTGGGCTATACTGAATCACAGCCAGAGGAGCCTGTCGTGACCTATCAGGCCGAAACAGATTTGTACGGTTATTTATCTAGAGAAAAACTGCTTCAACAGTACGACCGTACATGGAAGAAAAATTACCCTTACGAAACCTTTCGGGTCGATCTGCCTGAATCCTCAGCGAAGAGCAAGCTGCAAATTCATGTAGATTTATCCACTGGGAAGGTCGTTAGTTTTAAACGGATCACCTCCAGCACCAATTACACGCAGGCTGATATTTCTACGGATGAACAAGCACGTAACAGGCTTGTACGTGTGGCTGAGGACGGCATGACGCTTGAAGCCAAGGAGCAGGCGGCCGCTGTATGGGTGAAGCGCTTTGGCTTTAAGCCGTCGGACTTGAAGCTCGCGACCACTGAAAAAGAAGGCGGATTAAAGTATACCGTAGACGATAAAAAAATCGGCGCCTCGGTACTTACACTGGCTTTTACTTTTGAAGACGGTGATGTCCGCTCCTTCACTCAAAGCTTTTCGGCCCCGTCATCCTATACCGATTATATCGAAAAGCAAACATTTTGGGCGAATTGGATGACCTATGCGGGTTATGCCCTATTTAGCTTTGTGCTGGGTGTACTTGCCATTGTGTATGCGTCACTCACCCGACGACATACTTCATTTGTACGCGGCATTGTTCTATCCGTTATATACTTTATTGCTAGTATAGCTGGGACCATGAACATGCTGCCTTTATTGCAAGCAGAAGCAGGCGGTAAGGGCATGCTTATATTTCTTATGGTTTTCCAGATTGGTGTTACCTTCTTCATGGCTGTAGCGCTCTACTTCTCCTTGGTCGGCGGTGACGGACTTATGCGTCAGGTTGGACTGAATGCATGGCCGCGTGCAAAAGAGCCGGGCTACGGGCTGTATGTGCTTCGCAGTATGTATGTTGGCTACTTGTGGGCCTTTATTTTACTCGGGGTACAATCCATCTTGTTCTTTATACTGGAGCGCACATTTAATACATTCTCCACCACAGATGCCACGCAATCCCCTTACAATATGGCTTATCCATGGCTACTGCCGATTATGGCCTGGATGGCAGGTATTGGAGAAGAGACTGTCTACCGTCTGTTTGGTATTCCGATGGTCAAAAAAATAGTGAAAAATACTTTTGTTGCTTGTCTGATCACCACGCTGATTTGGGCACTGGGACATACACTTTATCCGATCTATCCGGTGATTTCCAGACCTATTGAGCTGACTTTTCTTGGTTTGCTGTTCAGTTTTGTGTTCCTGCGTTACGGCTTTATTGCCGCCATGTTCAGCCACGTTATTTTTGACAGCATTCTAATGGGACTTAGTGTGATGAGTCTGGGAGATACTGTGAATGTGAGCGCTGGTCTATTCTGGATCTTACTTCCAGCCATTGTGGGGTATATCATTTATTGGTTTAGTCCTAAAAAGCCAAATCGAATGATGTTTGAAACTGTAAAAAAAGAGGAGCCGTATTCTACGACTCCTCCTCCCGAAGGGCAGCTATAA
- the uvrC gene encoding excinuclease ABC subunit UvrC: protein MKPYAEDLQNQEKALENIRHKLALLPDASGCYLMKNSEGTIIYVGKAKVLKNRVRSYFTGSHNGKTQRLVSDIRDFEYIVTGSNMEALILECNLIKKYQPRYNVLLKDDKTFPYLKITNEAHPKLEVTRRVLKDKAKYFGPYPNSYAAHQTKKLLDRMYPLRKCGVMPKEVCLYYHMHQCLGPCVKEVEKETYDQIGQEIGSFLSGGHEEIKKDLQRKMQEAAEELYFERAKELRDQIISIDAMMEKQKITTSDAKDRDVFGFSVDKGWMCVQILYVRKGKMIERHMSTFPFYGEAYSDFMSYVTQYYSDNPAVPQEILLPDSPKLMQAEQVNVDQPVAAETALHSAATADVTGQTDEKAIQTETEHSADSLLVAEEQATYAAATNQDQAGDQDAEIKETETQLSGGLEDPATAALALAEWLDVKVLVPQRGLKKQMTGMATENARVALDEKFKLIERDEERTSKAASNLGRAIGLDSLHRVEAFDNSNIQGSDPVSAMIVFIDGKPAKKEYRKYKIRSVQGPDDYETMREVIRRRYERVLKENLERPDLIVVDGGRGQIKAATDVLQNELGLFIPVCGLVKDAKHRTSQLLVGESSEAVTLARNSEEFYLLQRIQDEVHRFAITFHREQRGKSMVTSRLDSIPGIGEKRRKLLLKHFGSLKKIREASVEDFRPLSIGDKLARQIIAALREEES from the coding sequence ATGAAACCTTATGCGGAGGACTTGCAGAATCAGGAGAAGGCGCTAGAGAACATACGGCACAAATTAGCGTTACTGCCGGATGCATCAGGCTGTTATCTGATGAAGAATAGCGAAGGCACCATTATTTATGTCGGCAAGGCCAAAGTGTTGAAAAACCGGGTCCGTTCCTATTTTACAGGTAGCCATAACGGCAAGACGCAGCGACTGGTTTCCGATATCCGTGATTTTGAATATATCGTTACAGGCAGTAATATGGAGGCACTCATTTTGGAGTGCAACCTCATTAAAAAGTACCAGCCGCGCTATAACGTGCTATTGAAGGATGATAAAACCTTTCCGTATTTGAAAATTACGAACGAGGCACACCCCAAGCTGGAGGTGACCCGTCGCGTTCTGAAAGATAAAGCAAAATATTTTGGTCCGTACCCCAATTCCTACGCGGCACATCAGACGAAGAAGCTGCTGGACCGTATGTATCCGTTACGCAAGTGTGGTGTGATGCCCAAGGAAGTGTGTCTGTATTATCACATGCATCAATGTTTGGGGCCTTGTGTGAAAGAGGTCGAGAAGGAAACGTATGACCAGATTGGTCAGGAAATTGGTTCCTTTTTGAGCGGGGGACATGAGGAAATTAAAAAGGATCTTCAGCGTAAAATGCAGGAGGCCGCAGAGGAATTGTACTTTGAGCGGGCCAAGGAGTTGCGAGATCAGATTATCAGCATCGACGCGATGATGGAAAAGCAGAAAATCACCACATCGGATGCGAAAGATCGAGATGTATTCGGTTTTTCAGTAGATAAGGGCTGGATGTGTGTACAGATCCTATATGTCCGCAAAGGTAAAATGATCGAGCGCCATATGTCGACTTTTCCTTTCTACGGTGAGGCTTACAGTGATTTTATGTCCTATGTGACGCAATATTATAGTGACAACCCAGCAGTGCCGCAGGAAATATTGCTGCCGGATTCTCCTAAGCTGATGCAGGCGGAACAGGTCAATGTCGATCAACCGGTTGCGGCTGAAACTGCACTCCACAGTGCAGCTACAGCCGATGTTACCGGACAGACAGATGAGAAGGCGATACAAACGGAGACAGAGCATTCTGCTGACTCACTGCTGGTGGCTGAAGAACAAGCAACTTATGCAGCAGCAACAAATCAAGATCAAGCTGGTGACCAAGATGCCGAGATAAAGGAAACAGAAACTCAACTATCCGGTGGACTGGAGGACCCAGCTACGGCGGCTCTCGCTCTGGCTGAATGGTTGGATGTAAAGGTACTTGTACCGCAGCGTGGACTGAAAAAGCAAATGACAGGCATGGCGACGGAAAATGCACGTGTTGCTTTGGATGAGAAGTTTAAGTTGATCGAACGAGATGAGGAACGGACATCCAAAGCTGCGAGCAATCTCGGACGTGCCATTGGGCTGGATAGCTTGCACCGGGTGGAGGCATTTGATAACTCCAACATCCAGGGTTCCGATCCAGTCTCCGCCATGATCGTGTTTATTGATGGTAAGCCTGCTAAGAAGGAGTATCGAAAATATAAGATCCGTTCTGTGCAGGGACCAGATGATTATGAAACGATGCGTGAGGTTATCCGGCGCCGATATGAACGTGTGCTTAAGGAAAATCTGGAACGTCCCGATTTGATCGTTGTGGATGGTGGACGTGGACAAATTAAGGCGGCGACCGATGTACTGCAAAATGAGCTGGGTTTGTTCATTCCTGTGTGTGGTCTGGTGAAGGATGCCAAACATAGAACTTCCCAACTATTAGTGGGAGAGTCCTCTGAGGCCGTGACACTTGCACGCAATAGCGAAGAATTTTATCTGCTGCAACGGATTCAGGACGAGGTTCACCGTTTTGCCATTACGTTCCACCGCGAGCAACGCGGCAAGTCTATGGTAACTTCCCGACTGGACTCTATTCCAGGCATTGGCGAGAAACGGCGTAAGTTACTGCTTAAGCATTTTGGATCACTCAAAAAAATAAGAGAGGCCAGTGTCGAAGACTTCCGGCCTCTCTCTATTGGGGATAAGCTTGCTCGTCAGATTATAGCTGCCCTTCGGGAGGAGGAGTCGTAG
- the trxA gene encoding thioredoxin, with translation MAIVNVSDQSFNAEVEGTGTVLVDFWAPWCGPCKMIAPILEDLSTEVGDSVKIAKVNVDENPESASRFGVMSIPTLIVFKDGQPVDKVVGLNSKEALKSMLTKHQ, from the coding sequence ATGGCAATTGTTAACGTGTCCGATCAATCCTTCAACGCAGAAGTCGAAGGCACAGGAACCGTTTTGGTTGATTTTTGGGCGCCATGGTGCGGTCCTTGCAAAATGATCGCTCCTATTCTGGAGGATCTGTCCACAGAAGTTGGCGACAGCGTCAAAATCGCGAAGGTGAACGTGGATGAAAATCCAGAGTCTGCTTCCCGTTTCGGCGTGATGAGTATTCCGACCCTGATCGTTTTCAAAGACGGACAGCCTGTTGATAAAGTGGTAGGTCTGAACTCCAAAGAAGCGCTGAAAAGCATGCTTACTAAACACCAATAA
- the dnaI gene encoding primosomal protein DnaI: MESLGDLLQQMQNPSFRQRTRNVADQVLNDPLVQEFCAAHPDVDETQLRLNMSMLFQYARDRRNCDNCPGLERCPNDFQGHFCKLGVEYPNGTAEIVDIRTPCAKQIASQHEQRVRERIKSFYVDERALLEGYNALEIARKDSQRMPAVTQLFRYIEETKSQGLSKKGLYLEGTFGTGKTFLMGYLLHELALSGLNGVIVYMPDFVEDLKSMIQDGQKLKETTEMLKNCDLLVFDDIGAENLSPWVRDHVMGSILNYRMNRKPTFYTSNYSLQGLEKHLSFTSKDGEEMYKGQRLMDRIRPFVDVITVKGKNQRG, translated from the coding sequence TTGGAATCACTGGGCGATTTGCTGCAGCAGATGCAGAACCCTTCGTTTCGCCAGCGCACTCGCAATGTAGCCGATCAGGTTCTAAATGATCCGCTCGTGCAGGAGTTTTGTGCTGCGCATCCTGATGTGGACGAAACACAATTGCGACTCAACATGAGCATGCTCTTTCAGTATGCCCGAGATCGTCGAAATTGCGACAATTGTCCGGGATTGGAACGGTGTCCTAACGATTTTCAGGGCCACTTTTGCAAGCTGGGCGTGGAATATCCGAATGGAACTGCTGAAATTGTAGACATTCGGACCCCATGTGCGAAGCAGATTGCTTCCCAACATGAGCAACGGGTGCGTGAGCGAATTAAAAGCTTCTATGTGGATGAACGCGCACTTCTGGAGGGATATAACGCCCTTGAAATTGCGCGCAAAGATTCACAACGCATGCCTGCCGTCACACAGCTATTCCGTTACATTGAAGAAACGAAAAGTCAGGGTCTATCCAAAAAAGGACTGTATCTGGAAGGTACGTTTGGTACGGGTAAAACTTTTTTGATGGGCTATCTATTGCACGAGTTGGCCCTGTCGGGTCTGAACGGTGTGATCGTGTATATGCCTGATTTTGTGGAGGACTTAAAGTCCATGATCCAGGATGGGCAGAAGTTGAAGGAAACGACCGAAATGCTCAAAAATTGTGATCTGCTTGTATTTGACGATATTGGTGCCGAAAATTTAAGCCCGTGGGTACGGGACCACGTGATGGGCTCTATTTTGAATTACCGAATGAACCGCAAACCTACTTTTTATACTTCCAATTATTCGTTGCAGGGACTGGAGAAGCATCTCAGCTTTACGAGCAAGGATGGAGAGGAAATGTATAAAGGACAACGCTTGATGGACCGGATTCGTCCTTTTGTAGATGTCATTACCGTAAAGGGAAAAAATCAGCGGGGGTAA
- a CDS encoding DnaD domain protein, with the protein MRMKNLLHYTENHRYCVYREFGLSALDELMLGSVYQPMVGAFAVSLYRLLFQHVPVGQIGYSPLEQQRRLFLTLGLEPSEKGRKYLIEQTSKLEAVGLLQTSRLYAPETDDYMYEYEMQPPLAPAEFFRTQHLTLLLRDKIGKFAVLSLRESLWSRESSEWSQSSYNKENISIPFYELFELNTHVIDYELEQALSEVSTSRQTGPLASESEEALNYADIILRFPRESANRKHVERLRFEHEQLGMVNYVVRKFDLSVQDISRLLDEDGIFTEAGDLLLDELQLRASQHSRQDRKRQEEQQVQAAKVVALRQREASTSEEPPAEQAVEMEFYVEVPPQFTAKCDIHQYNMMLRNEPYRRLLQTFFPGTVPGNLLDIFEKIDISYKLPGEVINVLIHYLMSLLISGSDQRINRNFVEAVASNMLLKQVNTYEKAVQYIRDQAKVKGKQSSASPSGGRSRAYAKNNGPAKPSIPIVQDQPSEESVSEEELDELLRLAERMQSGKQKKV; encoded by the coding sequence ATGCGGATGAAAAACCTGCTGCACTATACTGAGAACCACCGCTACTGCGTTTATCGGGAATTTGGCTTGAGCGCACTGGATGAATTGATGCTGGGAAGCGTCTATCAGCCGATGGTAGGCGCATTTGCGGTCAGTCTGTATCGACTGTTGTTCCAGCATGTGCCAGTCGGACAAATCGGTTATTCGCCGTTGGAACAGCAGCGTCGCCTTTTTCTGACACTGGGACTGGAGCCGAGTGAGAAGGGACGCAAGTATTTGATTGAACAGACCTCCAAACTGGAGGCCGTCGGTCTGTTACAGACGTCCAGGCTGTATGCACCCGAAACGGACGACTATATGTATGAATATGAGATGCAGCCGCCGCTCGCACCTGCTGAATTTTTCAGAACACAGCATCTCACCCTTTTGTTGAGAGACAAAATCGGTAAGTTTGCAGTGCTTTCTCTGAGAGAATCATTGTGGAGCAGAGAATCTAGCGAATGGTCGCAATCTTCCTATAATAAAGAGAATATTTCGATTCCTTTTTATGAGTTATTTGAACTGAATACCCATGTTATAGATTATGAATTGGAGCAGGCGTTGTCCGAGGTGTCTACTAGCCGTCAGACTGGACCACTTGCGTCAGAATCGGAGGAAGCATTGAATTATGCAGATATTATTCTCCGTTTTCCGCGTGAATCTGCCAATCGTAAGCACGTGGAGCGTCTTCGGTTTGAGCACGAGCAGTTAGGCATGGTCAATTACGTTGTTCGCAAATTTGATCTTTCTGTACAGGATATTAGCCGATTGCTGGATGAGGATGGTATTTTTACCGAAGCAGGCGACTTGTTGCTCGACGAGCTTCAGCTTCGGGCTAGCCAGCACTCCAGACAGGATCGCAAGCGTCAGGAGGAGCAGCAGGTTCAAGCCGCCAAGGTAGTTGCTTTGCGCCAAAGGGAAGCTTCCACATCTGAAGAGCCGCCTGCAGAGCAAGCTGTGGAAATGGAATTTTATGTGGAGGTTCCCCCACAATTCACAGCCAAGTGTGACATTCACCAATATAATATGATGTTGCGCAACGAGCCTTATCGCCGTTTGCTGCAAACCTTTTTCCCCGGCACGGTTCCCGGTAACCTGCTGGATATATTCGAGAAAATTGATATCAGCTATAAGCTGCCAGGCGAAGTCATCAACGTGCTGATCCATTATTTGATGTCACTGCTCATATCCGGGAGCGATCAGCGGATTAACCGCAACTTTGTCGAGGCCGTTGCTTCCAATATGCTGCTTAAGCAGGTAAACACTTACGAGAAAGCCGTTCAATATATAAGGGATCAAGCTAAGGTAAAAGGAAAACAGTCCTCTGCTTCTCCTTCCGGCGGTCGATCCCGCGCGTATGCCAAAAATAACGGGCCAGCCAAGCCATCCATTCCAATCGTTCAAGATCAACCTTCCGAGGAGTCTGTATCTGAGGAAGAATTGGATGAACTGCTGCGTCTGGCCGAACGAATGCAATCCGGTAAACAGAAAAAGGTGTAG
- the hemQ gene encoding hydrogen peroxide-dependent heme synthase, translating to MSQHQPQQIPATPNEVASTLEGWYALHDFRSINWTAWKTADDEERAGALDELQEFMKEWNVTEEAGLGSSAVYTVVGQKADFVMMHLRETLEDLNKLENDFNKTTFAKYTTKTYSYVSVVELSNYLSKDEDPMQNPQIVARLKPVLNKARYICFYPMNKKRDLDDNWYMLSMDERRTLMRSHGLIGRSYAGKVKQIISGSVGFDDWEWGVTLFSDDALQFKKLIYEMRFDEVSARYGEFGSFYVGSVLNEESFEDMLKL from the coding sequence GTGAGTCAACATCAACCTCAACAAATCCCAGCAACACCTAACGAAGTAGCCTCCACACTGGAAGGCTGGTATGCGCTTCACGATTTTCGGTCCATCAACTGGACAGCATGGAAGACCGCAGACGATGAAGAGCGCGCCGGAGCACTGGACGAGCTTCAAGAGTTTATGAAGGAATGGAACGTTACCGAGGAAGCGGGTCTGGGCAGCTCAGCTGTCTATACTGTAGTCGGACAAAAGGCTGATTTTGTCATGATGCACCTGCGCGAAACGCTGGAAGACCTCAATAAACTGGAAAATGATTTTAACAAAACAACCTTCGCCAAATATACAACTAAAACCTACTCTTATGTGAGTGTGGTGGAACTAAGTAATTATTTGAGCAAAGATGAAGATCCTATGCAAAATCCACAAATTGTCGCACGCTTGAAGCCTGTATTAAACAAGGCCCGTTATATTTGTTTCTATCCAATGAACAAAAAACGTGATCTAGATGACAACTGGTACATGCTTTCAATGGACGAGCGTCGCACCTTGATGCGCAGCCACGGTTTAATTGGACGCAGCTATGCTGGCAAAGTAAAGCAAATCATTTCCGGTTCTGTCGGCTTTGACGATTGGGAGTGGGGCGTAACACTGTTCTCCGATGACGCACTTCAGTTCAAGAAGCTAATCTACGAAATGCGTTTTGATGAAGTCAGTGCCCGTTACGGTGAATTTGGCTCCTTCTATGTCGGCAGCGTGTTGAATGAAGAATCATTTGAAGACATGTTGAAGCTGTAA